The stretch of DNA CCGTTTATCGAGCGATGGATCCGCCTCATTTTCCTTGACAGTACCCTCTCCAGCTTTATTCTATTATAAAGATTTATATAGCATAACTGTGGAATTCAACGATATGATCGTGTCGGGCGACCAGGCGAACAAGCCGCTTCTTCTCACCAATATCAGACCAATGGCTTTCGGGGCTGGCACAGCCGAGGGGAAGATCGACATTCTCGTCGATGCCGATGGCCGGATCGCCAAGATCGGTCCGTCGCTTGCCGTTTCCGAGGATGTGACGCGTATCGACGGCAAGGGCGCCTTCGTCTCGCCGGGCTGGATCGATCTGCACGTGCATATCTGGCACGGCGGCACCGACATTTCCATTCGCCCCTCCGAATGCGGCGTCGAGCGCGGCGTCACCACGCTGGTCGATGCCGGTTCGGCCGGCGAGGCGAATTTCCATGGCTTCCGCGAATATATCATCGAGCCCGCCCGCGAGCGCATCAAGGCCTTCCTGAATCTCGGCTCGATCGGCCTCGTCGCCTGCAATCGCGTCGCCGAACTCAGGGATATAAGAGATATCGATCTCGACCGCATCCTCGAAGTCTATGCCGAAAACAGCGAGCACATCGTCGGCATCAAGGTGCGCGCCAGCCATGTCATCACCGGCTCCTGGGGCGTCACCCCCGTCAAGCTCGGCAAGAAGATCGCCAAAATCCTGAAGGTGCCGATGATGGTGCATGTCGGCGAGCCGCCCGCGCTCTATGACGAAGTGCTGGAGATCCTCGGTCCCGGCGACGTGGTCACCCATTGTTTCAACGGCAAGGCCGGCTCGAGCATCATGGAGGACGAGGATCTCTTCAATCTCGCCGAGCGCTGCGCTTCCGAGGGCATCCGCCTCGATATCGGCCATGGCGGCGCTTCCTTCTCCTTCAAGGTGGCGGAAGCGGCGATTGCGCGCGGGCTGCTGCCCTTCTCGATCTCGACCGATCTGCACGGCCATTCGATGAATTTTCCGGTCTGGGACCTGGCGACGACGATGTCGAAGCTGCTCAGCGTCGGCATGCCCTTCGACAAGGTGGTCGAGGCCGTCACCCATGCGCCGGCATCGGTCATCAAGCTGTCGATGGAGAACCGGCTGTCGGTCGGCGCGAGAGCCGAATTCACCATTTTCGATCTCGTCGATTCCGAACTCGAGGCGACGGATTCCAACGGCGATGTCTCGGTCCTCAGCAAGCTTTTCGAGCCGCGCTACGCAGTGATCGGCGCCGATGCCTTTACCGCCAGCCGTTACGTGCCGCGGGCGCGCAGACTCGTGCGCCACAGCCACGGCTATTCCTACCGGTAGGATCCGCCGCCGGGCTTGGTTCGATCATCAATCCGCCCGAGAGGTGTCAGCTGTTTGGTGGTTCCACGGATTTACGACAGCAAGTCCGGCGGCCTCAAAGGGGCGCACGGACGATCATTCAAACCTCAATGGCTCCGCCGGTGCCTGTCGCTGGCCAAGCACGGCGAAATCATCATTGACCAGCCCCGACTGCCGACCGAGCTCAGCCAGCGCATCCCCCATGCGGATGCGCTGCTGGGGCCCCACCACACTTTTCAGGATTTCACGAACCTCCGCTTCGGTGCTGCGGCCGTTCATCGCTGCGCGCGTCCGCAATGCGCGATGCACTTCATCGGGCACATTTCGAACTGTCAGAACGGCCATATTTCAGACTCCCAGACGCTATCAATGACGGCAATTTAGCCATCATACAGTCAGATCCCAGGCGTGAGCGCTTAACGGTTGCGCCAGCCCATCAGCTTTTCGATCCGCTCCGCCGAACTGCGCACATGCGCGGTATAGTGGTTTTCATCGGAAAAGGCCTTCTGCTCCGGCAGCACGATGGAAATGGTAGCGACGCATTGGCCGTCGCGATCGCAGATCGGCGAGGCGATGCAGGCAACCGCATAATCGGATTCTCCCGCCTGGATCGACAGGCGCGCCCCAAAGGCCTTGCCGGCAGCTTCCGACAGCGTGCTCGGATCGATCTCGGCGCGGCCGGTCGGTGACGAGCGGGCGCAGCGCTTGAACAGCTCGATGCGCTCCTCCTGCGGCAGGTGGCCGGCGAGCAGGCGGCCCGACGCCGTCCAATTCAGCGGCACCCGGGTGCCGACGCGCGACGCCACCTGGAAGTGGCTCGGGCCGTCGGCCATGGCCAGCACCAGCATATAATCGCCGTCGCGGCCGCAGACCTGCACGGTTTCGCCGGCCTGGCGGCAGAGATCGTGCATTTCGTGGGTGGCGATGCTCATGAAATCCAGCGACCGGGCATAGGCAAGGCCGTAATGATAGAGCCGGGCGCCGAGCCAGATCGAACCATCGGCCTGACGCGTCAGCATGTTCTTCTCGACCAGATCGTCGACGATGACGTAAACGGTCGACAGCGGCGCCTTCACCGCCTTGGCGATGGCATAGACGCCGGCGGGCGAGCCCGTCTCGTAGAGATGATCGATCACCTGGAGCGCACGGTCGATGCCGCTGACGCGCGCGCGGCGCGCACCCTTACCGGCGGCTTCCTCGGCATGGCCCTCGTCTTCGGAGTAAACTGCGGGTGATGTCTTTCCGTCCAATTCCATGCACCTCGTTAAAACTGCGATCATGTTACATTACTATGGCATAGCGGTCGCTGTGGCAAATCGCAACATCTTGTAGGTTGATCGTGCGAACGGACGACAGCGGTGGAAGCCTGGGGAGGCTCGGGGATTATTTTTCAGCCACCGCCATCCCCGTAGCCCACTGATCATAAGAAGACTCGTCAGCACCTAGCCATAAGGCTGCACTGATCCGTCAGTTGTCATTTCGGTCTCTCACAGGTGGTGCGTGTGTTGCCTCGCCCTTACAGCCACCCTTGGGTATCTGTCGAGGAGGATGGCACTCGAAACCGTCCCGATGGCGACGAGAGCTGATATCCCAACGGAGAGCATTAGTAGCGATCTGCGTCGCGCATGCTTCGAATGAAGGTGGAGGAATCGACGGGCTCGGCAGGCGGCCTCATCGAGGCGGTCAGTGTCTTTAGCCGTTCGACATCGATCGGTTTTTCCAATGCCTTCATCGGCACGAGTTGCGCTACCGGCTTGCCATGCCGCAGTATCTCGAAAGTCTCGCCGGCTTCGACGCGATCGAGCAATTCGCTGAGACGGACCTCAGCTTCCTCCAGATTAACACGCGCCATAGTGCGTCCTCGATGTTTATTCCCGGTCATTTAATCGGAAATTATGCCATCTCAATCACGCTTGGAACAACAAGCCGCAGCCAGAGTTTGACCCTGAACCCAGGAGGTCATGATGCCGAATTATCCGACACCGCCGTTCCCATCCCAGAAACAGCCCATGCCCGGTTTTACCGCGCAAATGGACCCGGTTCCCGACCATGGCGAAAAAAGCTACCACGGCTCCGACCGCTTGAAAGGCAAGCGGGCGATCATCACCGGCGGCGACAGCGGCATCGGCCGGGCAGTGGCGATCGCCTATGCCAGGGAAGGCGCCGATATTGTAATTTCCTATCTCGACGAGGATGAGGATGCCGACGAGACGAAGCGGCTTGTCGAACAGGCCGGCCGCAAGGCCGTGCTGGTCAGCGGCGATATCCAGGATCCGGCTCTGTGCCGGCAGATCGTCGAGACGGCGGTCAAGGAGTTCGGCGGGATCGACATCCTCGTCAACAATGCCGCCCATCAGGCGAGCTTCAAGAGCATCGACGAGATCAGCGATGAGGAGTGGGAACTGACCTTCAAGGTCAATATCCATGCGATGTTCTACCTGACCAAGGCGGCCGTTCCGCATATGAAGCCCGGCAGTTCAATCATCAACACCGCCTCGATCAATTCGGACAGCCCGAACCCGACCCTGCTTGCTTATGCGACGACCAAGGGCGCGATCCAGAATTTCACCGCCGGACTTGCCCAGCTTCTGGCGGAGAAAGGCATCCGCGTCAATGCCGTGGCACCGGGGCCGATCTGGACGCCGCTTATTCCCTCGACGCTGCCGGAGGAAACCGTCAGCAATTTCGGCAAACAGGTGCCGATGAAACGGCCGGGTCAGCCGGCCGAACTGGCGACGGCCTATGTGATGCTGGCCGATCCTTTGTCGAGCTATGTCTCCGGCACGACAATTGCGGTCACTGGCGGCAAGCCGATCCTTTGACGCAAGTCGCCTGGGATTGGCGGTTCCGGGTTAAGGACATGCGTGAAACAAGGAGCTGAAGCAGGTCGATCAATGTCTGATGCGACGCGTTTCAGTCCGGCCTGCCCAGTAGCCGCCGCCGGAGGGCGTCGTGACGATCACGGCGTCGCCGGCGGTGGTGGAGTCTATGAAAGGCCTGGGGCTCGATGCCGCGGGGTATCGGCGATGGCCGCCACGCTCCGCGCGCTCTCTAGGCATTGCGATCAAACGGCAAGGGCCGCCGCCTGTTTATGACGGCAGCCCTTGACGGGGGCAGGGAGAGATCCCCCGAAATTTTTGAGGCGGGCTGTTCAGCCGAAGCAGGGCATTGCCGGCAGATTGGCGCGGCTGGCGATGGCTCCGATGATGTTGCCCACCGAGGTCGAGCGCGGTTCGCGTTTGCCGGCGGCCGTCTCCAGGAGTTGCTTGAAATCTTCAAGCTTCACGCCGTCGGCGCGCAACACCATGGCGATCAGGGGGTCGCGAAGGGCTTCGGATATCGTCAGGTCGTCTCTGGTCTTTCTCATGGTTGTCCTCCTTTCGTGGGCGGTCGCCCGTGTTCCACTTTGCGCTGCCGTGTTCTCGACATTGACTTTCGCGTTCCGTGGTGTTACCGGTAAGTAACAATACATTTGTTACCGATCGGTCACATTGATGTCAAGGACTACGTCCGCAAAAAAAACCGAAACTTCGAGTGAAATCTCCGCAGCTGTTTCAGAGGATCGAATCCCGCCGCGGGAACGTATCGTCTCCACAGCATCGGAGCTTTTCCGCGAGCGCGGCATCCGCGGCATCGGCGTCGATGCCATCGCTGATGCGGCTCTGACCAACAAGATGACGCTCTATCGGCATTTCGGCTCGAAGGACGAACTCGTCTGCGAAACGCTGCGCCGCGCCTCCGAAAAGGCGGGCGCCATCTGGCGCGATCTGGAGACGGCCTATCCCGGCAATCCGCGCGCACAGCTTTACGCCTGGGTGGAAATGCGGGCGCGATGTCTGAACGGCGAGCCCGCCGGCTGCGATCTCGCCAATGCCGCCATCGAGCTGAAGGGCGAGGGCCATCCCGCCCATGAAATGATCGAGCGCCACAAGGCCGAACAGCGTGATCGCCTGGCTGCGCTCTGTTCGGCGGCCGATGCCCGCGAGCCGGACCTTCTTGCCGATACGTTGACGCTGCTGCTCGAGGGGGCGCGCGTCAGCCGCCAGGCCATGGGCGCTGCCAGCTGCTGCGGTCATTTCGCCAAGGCCTGCAACGCGGCGATCGCTTCGTTCGCCTGACTCGGTTCTTTTGGGAACCTTACCGCTTCCATGCCGTTTTTCCATCACCGGAGGACAAGTGGAGACCGGGCGATGAACTACATCTATCTCAAACGCCTATATGCCAAACGCGCCGAGCTTGAAGCCAAGCTGGAGCTTCACGATGCGCGCTATTGTTTCGGCGAGGAAGAGGTCGATGACGGCACCGACAGCGATCTGCGTCAGCGGCTGAGCGAAATTTCCGACGAAATCGACGCATTGGAGAGCAGGCCCGGCCGCTAGAGCCAGCGGCTTTAATGTGTTGTTTTTATGCATGTTTTTGTCCTGGCGCCCTGCACGTTCCCGGGCGGGCATACCCTAATCTCCTGCGCTGAGGATCTCCATCGTTCGCTCGTCGAATTTCCCCTGATAGAAATGCTCGATCACCCGGTGGAAGGGCGAGCCGTGATCGCTGATCGCGGCAAACAGCGTCATCGACGAGCGCAGCTTCAGGTCATCGGGCGAGCCCAGGATTGCATGCGCGGATCGGTCCTTGACCGACAAGATCGCCTCGATGCAACGCAACAGCCGGCTTGAGAGAATGGGATCGGCGAGATAGGCGGCGGCTTCCTCGGCCGAACGGATCGCATATTTTTCCGCCATCGGCGAGGTGCCGAGACCTGATATCTGCGGGAAGATGAACCACATCCAGTGGGAGGTCTTGCGCCCGGCTTTCAGTTCCGAAAGCGCCTTTTCGTAGACGCCGTTCTGGGCGTCGACGAAGCGGTCGAGATTGTAATCGATATCACCGGCCATGGTTCGTCCCTTTCCTGCATGATGCAGCCTGGGCCGAATTCCCATGCCCGGCAAGCTGGCTTTCCTCGGGCGAGCCGCGTGCTCTCTCAGCACACCCTTTCGGCATAGGGGCTACTGTCACGGCAATGGCCGTAAGGCTGATGGTGCGGCGCGCTGTCGCCGGCGGGGGCGGCAATGGCCGATGTCGTCACCGGGTCCGTCTCGGTGGAAGAATATGCGGCGAAACCGACAAAGCTCAAGAGAGCCAGCGCCGCGACCACGACAATGCGCTCGAAGCCCGAAAGTTTCTGGGCGCTGACATGTTCCACATAGTCGCGTTCGCCCAGTCCGGCGGTTTCGTCCTCTTTCACATGAAGGGTCACCATATCCTGGCGCCGGGTCAAAGTTTCACAATCTGTCATCTAAATTACTCCTGCAACACATGCGGCGCCGGCCTCTCAAGAATAAACTCTCAACCCTCATGGCGGACCGACTCCCGCATGCGTGCAGCATGTGTGTCTTTAATCGCGGCAATTGAAGGGGCGATCTGCAAACGCAGTGTTCAAAAAATCGTCCCAATGAATGCAAAATATCGTGATGCTCTGGCTCGCCGGAATGATCCGAGGTAGTCCAGAGGATCATCTTTCTGGATCGTCTCATGAGCAAATCCTTCGGCGCGATGTCGGTCGCCCAGCTTTCCGTCCTCATTCAAGGTGGCGCGGCCGATCCGGTCGACGTGGCCGAGGTGGTCTTCGGAACCATCGCTGATTATGCCGACAAGGCGGTCTTCACCACGCTTACGGAACGCCGCGCGATAGAGGAGGCGCGCGCCTCCTCGAAGCGTTTGCGCGAAGGCCGATCGCTCGGATTGCTGGACGGCATTCCGATCGCCTGGAAGGATCTTTTCGATATCGAAGGCCTGGCGACGACGGCGGGTTCCGTCGTGCTTGTCACCGATGCGCCGGCCAGGCGCGATGCGGCCGTCGTCGGCCTCCTCCGGCAGGCGGGCATGGTCGCTATCGGCCGCACCAATATGAGCGAATTCGCCTTTTCCGGCCTCGGCATCAATCCGCATTACGGCACGCCGGTCAATCCGCGCAGCACGGATCTGCCGCGCATTCCCGGCGGTTCGTCCTCCGGCGCCGGTGTCGTCGTCGCCGCCGGCCTAGTGCCGGTCGCCATGGGCACGGATACCGGCGGCTCGGTGCGCATTCCCGCCGCCTTCAACGGCATTGTCGGCTACAAGGCGTCCCGCGGCCGTCATGCGATGGAAGGCGTCTATCCGCTGGCCAAGAGCCTGGATTCGCTGGGGCCGCTCTGCCGCAGCGTCAGGGATGCGGTGTGGATCGATGCGGCGATGCGCGGCCGCACGGCGCCTGATGTCGTCGAGCGTCCGCTGCAGGGGCTGGAATTGCTCGTGCCTGACAACATCGTCTTCGACGGAGCCGAGCCTGACGTGATCGCTGCGTTCGAGGCCGCTTTGGAACGTCTTCAAAGGGCCGGCGCCCATGTTGCCCGTACGGTCATTCCCGCCTTCGACGAGATTTTCGATCTGATGACGAGATATGGCCCGCTGGTCACCGCGGAGGCTTTCGCATTGCATCAGGAACGGCTCGCGGGACCGGATGCGGACAGGATGGATCACCGCGTCGTCATGCGCACCCGCTTGGGAAGCAGGACGAGTCTGGCCGATTACCTGGCGATCCTTGCGGCACGAGGCCACCTGATTGCCGATGTCGAGCGCCTTGTCGGCGACCGGCTCATCGCTTTTCCGACGGTCGCCCATGTCGCTCCGCCGATCGGGCCGCTGGAACAGGACGATGAACTCTTCTTCGCCACCAACAACAAGACGCTGCGCAACACCGCGCTCGGCAATTTCCTCGACTGGTGCGGCGTCTCCATCCCCTGCGGCACGGGTGCTTCAGGCATGCCGGTCGGTCTGTTGCTTTCGGCGACAGCCCGTCGCGACGAGGCGCTGCTCGGGGTCGCACTCGCCGCCGAGCCGGTCGTTCGCGGCGATTTCGCCTGATTGGCAATTGAACCGCCAGGCTTTTATTGCGATTGATGGCAGGAGGAAATCCTGGAGGAAAGCACGTGCAGATCTTGCAAAACGGACGCTTCGCGGTTTCGACATGGTCGCTGCATCGGCTGCTCGGCGCCGTTTATGGCTATAGCCCAGATCCTGAAAAAAGCGCAGCAGCCAAGGAACCCTATGGCCCGGGCGCGGCAGCGCTGATCGATACGCCGGCGGCGCTGGCGGCGCGCGGCGTCAACCGGCTGGAAATCTGCTCCTTTCATCTGCCGAGCCTCGAAGCCGGATATATAAGCGAGTTGCGCGATGCGATGAGAGCATCGAATGTGCTGTTCCAGACGCTGCTGGTCGAGGACGGCGATCCGAGCCATGCCGAGACTGGAGAACGCGATGTCAGATGGATGGCGCCGTGGATCGATATCGCCGCTTCCCTTGGGGCGCAGAGGATGCGCGTCATCGCCGGCAAACAGAAGCCGACCGAGGAAAACCTGAGCCGTGCTGCCGGTCATCTGAACTGGCTGGCTGAAAAGGCCGAAGGCAGCGGCGTGCGCGTCGTCGTCGAGAACTGGTTCGACCTGTTGCCGTCGCCTCTGGAGATGAACTGGCTGCTGGATCGGCTGGACGGCAAGGTCGGCCTCAACGGCGACCTCGGCAATTGGGCGGCACCCGCAAAATATGAAGGTCTGGCCGACATCATGCGTCGGGCGGAAATCTGCCATGCCAAGGCCGATTACACCGTTGCCGGCCTCGATGCCGGGGATTACCGCAAGTGCCTGGAGATGTGCGAGCGGGCCGGTTATGCCGGCCCCTTCACGCTGATCTACGACTCGCCCTTCTTCCCCGACGAATGGGACGGCATCCTGCTGCAGAAGCAGTTCATCGAGGATTTTCTGCGCGAGGCGCCGGCGCGCAGGACGGGTTAAATCCCGAAGAACTTTACGCTCATTCCTCGCGCGGAAATCTCTGGCTTTCCTCCAGCACGTTGAGGTCCATGTGGTTGCGCATATAGCGCTCCGAGGCCTTCTGCAGCGGCTGATAATCCCAGGGATAATAAGCGCCGTTGCGCAGGGCCGCATAGACCACCCAGCGGCGCGCCTGGCTTTCGCGCACGGCGGCGTCGAAATCGGCCAGGTTCCAGCGCCGGCCGGCCTGGTCGGTGAGCCTCGCCAGAGTATCGGCATGCGCCGGATTTGCCGCCAGATTATCGAGTTCCTGCGGGTCGGCTTCGAGGTCGAACAGCATCGGCGGGTCCTTGACGCAAAGCGAAAGCTTGTAGCGCCCGTCCCTGAGGCAAACGAGCGGCGCTTCGGAGCCTTCCGCGGCATATTCCATCGGCACGGGGCTGCGGCCGCCGGCACCTTCGGCAAGCGCTACGAGATTTTCGCCCTCGGTCCATGGTTTCAACGCGGTGATGTCGATCCCGGCAAGAGCCGCCAGCGTCGGCGTGACATCGAGTGTAGAGACCGGCTGATCGATGCGCCCGGGCTTCCAACCGGGGGCCGCGATCATCAGCGGAACACGCGCCGATCCTTCGAAGAAGTTCATCTTGAACCAGAGGCCGCGGTCGCCGAGCATGTCGCCATGATCGGAAACGAACAGGACGATCGTGTTGTCGGCCATCCGGGTCCGCTCCAGCACGCCGAGAATCTCGCCGATCTTATCGTCGACATAGGAGATATTGGCAAAGTAGCCCCGCCTTGCCCGCCGGATCTCCTCGGGGCTGATGGCGAAAGCATCGTGGTCGCAGGCGTTCATCAGCCGCTGCGAATGCGGATCCTGCTGCTCGAAGGCGATCGGCGCCACCGCCGGGTCGAGCGCCGGGCAATCCTCATAGAGGTCCCAGAATTTGCGCCGCGCGACATAGGGATCGTGCGGATGGGTGAAGCTGACGGTCAGGCACCAGGGGCGCCCGTCCTGGCCGCGCGACAGGTCGAACAGCTTGCGGCTGGCGTGGTAGGCGACCTCGTCGTCATATTCCATCTGATTGGTGATCTCGGCGACGCCGGCGCCGGTGACCGAGCCGAGATTGTGATACCACCAGTCGATGCGCTCGCCGGGTTTGGTATAATCGGGCGTCCAGCCGAAATCGGCGGGGTAAATATCCGTCGTCAGCCGTTCTTCAAAGCCGTGAAGCTGGTCGGGGCCGACGAAATGCATCTTGCCGGACAGCGCCGTCTGATATCCGGCGGCGCGCAGATGATGCGCATAGGTCGGAATGTCGGAGGCAAATTCAGCGGCATTGTCGTAGACTCGCGTCCGGCTCGGCAATTGTCCGGACATGAAGGAGGCCCGCGCCGGCGCGCAGAGCGGGCTTGCCGTATAGGTGTTGGCGAAGCGCACGGAACGCTCCGCCAATGATTTCAGATGCGGCGCGTGAAGGAAATCGGCAGGCCCATCGGGAAAGAGGGTCCCGTTCAACTGGTCGACCATCAGGATGAGAATATTCGGGCGCGCCATATCGTTCCTCTAGCTATTTGAAGATTTTATTGAAGCGGCTATTATCGCCCCTGTAAAGCTGGCCTTTTTTCGATAGGTCATCAAAGGAATTTTTATGCCGGACCACCCGCCGGAGCTTGGCTGGATGCGCATCTTCGTCGAGGTCGCCAGACTTGGAAGCTTTTCGTCGGCAGCAGCGCTGCTCCGGCTTACCCAGCCGGCCGTCAGCTATCAGATCCGCCGGCTGGAGGAGCAGTTCGGCGTCAGCCTGCTGCGCCGCCAGCATCGCGGCGTGACGCTGACTGCGCAAGGTGAGCGGCTTCTGGAGGTCGCCGCCAAAGCCGTCTCCGACATCGATGCGCTCGCCCGCCGTTTCCGTGCCGAAGGCCAAAGACCGGTCGTTGGGCTCAGAACCGACTATGCCTTTTCATCGCTCTGGCTGATCCCGCGCATGGACGGCTTTCGTCTTCTGCACCCGGAAACGGACATCCAGATCGTCGCGACGCAGCGATTTTCAGCCGGCTTTCGCGACGAGGCGGATGTCGCGGTCGTATTCGGCACGCGGGCGGAATTCGGCGCCACCGGCACGCTTCTGCTGCGGGAAAAGGTCGTGCCGGTCTGCACACAGGGATTTCTCGACCGCCACGGCCCGTTCGACGATCCGGGGCAGCTCGCCAAGGCGGTGCTGATCCATCTCGACACGCCGATGCCATCGCCCTGGTTCGACTGGCGCAGCTATTTCTCTGAATTCTCCGTCCTGCGCGACATCAATGCCGGCCGCGGCGATATCAGCTTCAATACCTATTCGCTGGTTATTCAGGCGGCGCTGAGCGGGCAGGGCGTGGCGATCGGCTGGATGGGGCTCGTCGATACGCTGCTCTCCGCGGACATGCTGGTCGAAGCCGGCCCGCCGCTCGATGTACAGGACCGCGGTTACTGGCTGGTGCCGCCGCGATCTCCAAGCGCGCACGGCGAGAGGCTCAGTGCCTGGCTATTGGATGAGGTGAAGCGGAGCAGTTAGCACGGCTGCATTTCTCTCCGGGGAAGCCTTGTCATCGGCGATGCCGCCGGACATTGTGGGATCGAATCCATAGCGAAAGTGGCGTACGCATGCGAACGATCGGACATATCATCGGACTGCTTATGATCCTTCTCGGGCTGATCTGGATCGGGCAGGGAAGCGGCTATTTTCCCTATCCGGCCTCCAGCTTCATGATCGCGCAAACGATCTGGATCCTGTGGGGCGCTCTTCTGGCCGCGGCCGGCATTGCCGTCATGA from Rhizobium sp. N324 encodes:
- a CDS encoding amidohydrolase/deacetylase family metallohydrolase encodes the protein MIVSGDQANKPLLLTNIRPMAFGAGTAEGKIDILVDADGRIAKIGPSLAVSEDVTRIDGKGAFVSPGWIDLHVHIWHGGTDISIRPSECGVERGVTTLVDAGSAGEANFHGFREYIIEPARERIKAFLNLGSIGLVACNRVAELRDIRDIDLDRILEVYAENSEHIVGIKVRASHVITGSWGVTPVKLGKKIAKILKVPMMVHVGEPPALYDEVLEILGPGDVVTHCFNGKAGSSIMEDEDLFNLAERCASEGIRLDIGHGGASFSFKVAEAAIARGLLPFSISTDLHGHSMNFPVWDLATTMSKLLSVGMPFDKVVEAVTHAPASVIKLSMENRLSVGARAEFTIFDLVDSELEATDSNGDVSVLSKLFEPRYAVIGADAFTASRYVPRARRLVRHSHGYSYR
- the betC gene encoding choline-sulfatase, with the protein product MARPNILILMVDQLNGTLFPDGPADFLHAPHLKSLAERSVRFANTYTASPLCAPARASFMSGQLPSRTRVYDNAAEFASDIPTYAHHLRAAGYQTALSGKMHFVGPDQLHGFEERLTTDIYPADFGWTPDYTKPGERIDWWYHNLGSVTGAGVAEITNQMEYDDEVAYHASRKLFDLSRGQDGRPWCLTVSFTHPHDPYVARRKFWDLYEDCPALDPAVAPIAFEQQDPHSQRLMNACDHDAFAISPEEIRRARRGYFANISYVDDKIGEILGVLERTRMADNTIVLFVSDHGDMLGDRGLWFKMNFFEGSARVPLMIAAPGWKPGRIDQPVSTLDVTPTLAALAGIDITALKPWTEGENLVALAEGAGGRSPVPMEYAAEGSEAPLVCLRDGRYKLSLCVKDPPMLFDLEADPQELDNLAANPAHADTLARLTDQAGRRWNLADFDAAVRESQARRWVVYAALRNGAYYPWDYQPLQKASERYMRNHMDLNVLEESQRFPREE
- a CDS encoding SDR family oxidoreductase, with protein sequence MPNYPTPPFPSQKQPMPGFTAQMDPVPDHGEKSYHGSDRLKGKRAIITGGDSGIGRAVAIAYAREGADIVISYLDEDEDADETKRLVEQAGRKAVLVSGDIQDPALCRQIVETAVKEFGGIDILVNNAAHQASFKSIDEISDEEWELTFKVNIHAMFYLTKAAVPHMKPGSSIINTASINSDSPNPTLLAYATTKGAIQNFTAGLAQLLAEKGIRVNAVAPGPIWTPLIPSTLPEETVSNFGKQVPMKRPGQPAELATAYVMLADPLSSYVSGTTIAVTGGKPIL
- a CDS encoding type II toxin-antitoxin system Phd/YefM family antitoxin, giving the protein MARVNLEEAEVRLSELLDRVEAGETFEILRHGKPVAQLVPMKALEKPIDVERLKTLTASMRPPAEPVDSSTFIRSMRDADRY
- a CDS encoding TetR/AcrR family transcriptional regulator, with translation MSRTTSAKKTETSSEISAAVSEDRIPPRERIVSTASELFRERGIRGIGVDAIADAALTNKMTLYRHFGSKDELVCETLRRASEKAGAIWRDLETAYPGNPRAQLYAWVEMRARCLNGEPAGCDLANAAIELKGEGHPAHEMIERHKAEQRDRLAALCSAADAREPDLLADTLTLLLEGARVSRQAMGAASCCGHFAKACNAAIASFA
- a CDS encoding FitA-like ribbon-helix-helix domain-containing protein; the protein is MAVLTVRNVPDEVHRALRTRAAMNGRSTEAEVREILKSVVGPQQRIRMGDALAELGRQSGLVNDDFAVLGQRQAPAEPLRFE
- a CDS encoding choline sulfate utilization transcriptional regulator; the protein is MPDHPPELGWMRIFVEVARLGSFSSAAALLRLTQPAVSYQIRRLEEQFGVSLLRRQHRGVTLTAQGERLLEVAAKAVSDIDALARRFRAEGQRPVVGLRTDYAFSSLWLIPRMDGFRLLHPETDIQIVATQRFSAGFRDEADVAVVFGTRAEFGATGTLLLREKVVPVCTQGFLDRHGPFDDPGQLAKAVLIHLDTPMPSPWFDWRSYFSEFSVLRDINAGRGDISFNTYSLVIQAALSGQGVAIGWMGLVDTLLSADMLVEAGPPLDVQDRGYWLVPPRSPSAHGERLSAWLLDEVKRSS
- a CDS encoding sugar phosphate isomerase/epimerase family protein; the protein is MQILQNGRFAVSTWSLHRLLGAVYGYSPDPEKSAAAKEPYGPGAAALIDTPAALAARGVNRLEICSFHLPSLEAGYISELRDAMRASNVLFQTLLVEDGDPSHAETGERDVRWMAPWIDIAASLGAQRMRVIAGKQKPTEENLSRAAGHLNWLAEKAEGSGVRVVVENWFDLLPSPLEMNWLLDRLDGKVGLNGDLGNWAAPAKYEGLADIMRRAEICHAKADYTVAGLDAGDYRKCLEMCERAGYAGPFTLIYDSPFFPDEWDGILLQKQFIEDFLREAPARRTG
- a CDS encoding DUF1810 domain-containing protein gives rise to the protein MAGDIDYNLDRFVDAQNGVYEKALSELKAGRKTSHWMWFIFPQISGLGTSPMAEKYAIRSAEEAAAYLADPILSSRLLRCIEAILSVKDRSAHAILGSPDDLKLRSSMTLFAAISDHGSPFHRVIEHFYQGKFDERTMEILSAGD
- a CDS encoding IclR family transcriptional regulator, which gives rise to MELDGKTSPAVYSEDEGHAEEAAGKGARRARVSGIDRALQVIDHLYETGSPAGVYAIAKAVKAPLSTVYVIVDDLVEKNMLTRQADGSIWLGARLYHYGLAYARSLDFMSIATHEMHDLCRQAGETVQVCGRDGDYMLVLAMADGPSHFQVASRVGTRVPLNWTASGRLLAGHLPQEERIELFKRCARSSPTGRAEIDPSTLSEAAGKAFGARLSIQAGESDYAVACIASPICDRDGQCVATISIVLPEQKAFSDENHYTAHVRSSAERIEKLMGWRNR
- a CDS encoding amidase, whose translation is MSKSFGAMSVAQLSVLIQGGAADPVDVAEVVFGTIADYADKAVFTTLTERRAIEEARASSKRLREGRSLGLLDGIPIAWKDLFDIEGLATTAGSVVLVTDAPARRDAAVVGLLRQAGMVAIGRTNMSEFAFSGLGINPHYGTPVNPRSTDLPRIPGGSSSGAGVVVAAGLVPVAMGTDTGGSVRIPAAFNGIVGYKASRGRHAMEGVYPLAKSLDSLGPLCRSVRDAVWIDAAMRGRTAPDVVERPLQGLELLVPDNIVFDGAEPDVIAAFEAALERLQRAGAHVARTVIPAFDEIFDLMTRYGPLVTAEAFALHQERLAGPDADRMDHRVVMRTRLGSRTSLADYLAILAARGHLIADVERLVGDRLIAFPTVAHVAPPIGPLEQDDELFFATNNKTLRNTALGNFLDWCGVSIPCGTGASGMPVGLLLSATARRDEALLGVALAAEPVVRGDFA